The Carassius gibelio isolate Cgi1373 ecotype wild population from Czech Republic chromosome B22, carGib1.2-hapl.c, whole genome shotgun sequence genome window below encodes:
- the LOC127987759 gene encoding guanylyl cyclase-activating protein 1 — MGNAPGSTLQELSACESHQWYRKFMTECPSGQLTFYEFKKFFGLKNLSETSNEYVTTMFRTFDMNDDGCIDFMEYVAALSLVLKGGVQQKLRWYFKLYDVDGSGCIDREELLLIFKAVRAISGAEQEISAEEFTDMVFDRIDLNGDGELSQEEFMEGIQADEVLLKMLTQSLDLTHIVKKIYSEIHPEQQLH, encoded by the exons ATGGGGAACGCTCCCGGTTCGACTCTGCAGGAGCTGAGCGCGTGTGAATCTCATCAGTGGTACCGGAAGTTCATGACCGAGTGTCCGTCCGGGCAGCTCACCTTCTACGAGTTCAAGAAGTTCTTCGGTCTGAAGAATCTGTCCGAGACCTCCAACGAGTACGTCACGACCATGTTCAGGACCTTCGACATGAACGAC GACGGCTGCATTGATTTCATGGAGTACGTGGCGGCTCTGAGCCTGGTCCTGAAGGGTGGCGTTCAGCAGAAGCTGCGCTGGTACTTCAAGCTCTACGACGTGGACGGCAGCGGCTGCATCGACCGCGAGGAGCTGCTGCTCATCTTCAAG GCCGTCCGAGCCATCAGTGGAGCAGAGCAGGAGATCTCCGCCGAGGAGTTCACAGACATGGTGTTCGACAGGATCGACCTCAATGGAGACG gtgaaCTCTCGCAGGAGGAGTTCATGGAGGGCATCCAGGCCGACGAGGTTCTGCTGAAGATGCTGACTCAGAGTCTGGACCTGACTCACATCGTGAAGAAGATCTACAGCGAGATCCACCCCGAGCAGCAGCTGCACTGA
- the LOC127987724 gene encoding zinc finger protein 501-like isoform X2, with the protein MRDPEPCRTKHTEEQTELTEEKKEEDEELREEEEKHHVKTEQKALKKIRDKKSFTCPQCGESLTNKQSLQIHMRVHAGEKLFTCNQCGKPFLWASALKSHLRVHSKEKPYSCPICGNSFSLLNNLKAHQKIHTGVRDHMCFECEKTFITASHLKRHQRIHTGEKPYKCSHCDKRFIHSESRKGHERIHTGERPYMCNQCGTSFKLKAQLKVHMGVHTGEKPFTCDQCGKSFAQSAKLKRHMNVHTGEKLHECNQCGKTFLWDSGLRSHLNAHLKEKPHSCSLCGKRFSHLQNLKHHEKLHKDVREYMCFECEKTFVTSTELKQHERIHTGEKPYKCSQCDKRFSLSETLKRHEKIHTGEKPYTCDQCGKSFRHKYHLKVHIRVHTGEKPYHCTAFDLQDHRFHL; encoded by the exons atgagagatccagaaccctgcagaaccaaacacactgaagaacaaacag AGTTGACTGAAGAAAaaaaggaggaggatgaagaactGCGTGAAGAGGAGGAAAAACATCATgtcaaaacagaacagaaagcTTTAAAGAAAATAAGAGACAAGAAATCATTcacctgccctcagtgtggaGAGAGTTTGACAAACAAACAGAGTCTCCAgattcacatgagagttcatgcAGGAGAGAAATTGTTCACATGTAATCAATGTGGAAAACCATTTTTGTGGGCTTCAGCCCTGAAGAGTCACCTGAGAGTTCATTCAAAGGAGAAACCATATTCCTGTCCTATATGTGGAAATAGTTTTTCACTACTGAATAATTTAAAAGCTCATCAGAAGATACACACTGGTGTGAGAGATcatatgtgctttgagtgtgagaaGACTTTTATTACAGCTTCACATTTGAAACGACaccagaggatccacactggagagaaaccttacaagtgttcacactgtgacaagagattcattcattcagaatCCCGAAAAggacatgagaggattcacactggagagagaccCTACATGTGTAATCAGTGTGGTACGAGTTTCAAACTAAAAGCTCAACTTAAGGTGCACATgggagttcacactggagagaaaccgttcacATGTGATCAATGCGGGAAGAGTTTTGCACAATCAGCAAAGCTGAAGAGACACATGAAtgtccacactggagaaaaactgCATGAATGTAATCAATGcggaaaaacatttttgtgggATTCAGGACTGAGGAGTCACCTGAATGCCCATTTaaaggagaaaccacattcatgttcTTTGTGTGGAAAGAGATTTTCACATCTGCAGAATTTAAAACACCATGAGAAGTTACACAAGGACGTGAGAGAAtatatgtgctttgagtgtgaaaagacttttgTTACATCTACAGAACTGAAACAgcacgagaggatccacactggagagaaaccttacaagtgttcacaatgtgacaagagattcagtctcTCAGAAACACTGAAAAGACATGagaagatccacactggagagaaaccttacacatgtgatcagtgtggaaagagttttagacATAAATATCATCTTAAGGTGCACATAAGAGTTCATACGGGAGAGAAACCATACCATTGCACTGCAT TTGATCTTCAAGACCATCGGTTTCATCTGTGA
- the LOC127987724 gene encoding zinc finger protein 501-like isoform X1: MRDSESCRIKHTEEKTELTEEKKEEDEELREEEEKHHVKTEQKALKKIRDKKSFTCPQCGESLTNKQSLQIHMRVHAGEKLFTCNQCGKPFLWASALKSHLRVHSKEKPYSCPICGNSFSLLNNLKAHQKIHTGVRDHMCFECEKTFITASHLKRHQRIHTGEKPYKCSHCDKRFIHSESRKGHERIHTGERPYMCNQCGTSFKLKAQLKVHMGVHTGEKPFTCDQCGKSFAQSAKLKRHMNVHTGEKLHECNQCGKTFLWDSGLRSHLNAHLKEKPHSCSLCGKRFSHLQNLKHHEKLHKDVREYMCFECEKTFVTSTELKQHERIHTGEKPYKCSQCDKRFSLSETLKRHEKIHTGEKPYTCDQCGKSFRHKYHLKVHIRVHTGEKPYHCTAFDLQDHRFHL, from the exons ATGAGAGATTCAGAATCCTGCAGAATCAAACACACCGAAGAAAaaacag AGTTGACTGAAGAAAaaaaggaggaggatgaagaactGCGTGAAGAGGAGGAAAAACATCATgtcaaaacagaacagaaagcTTTAAAGAAAATAAGAGACAAGAAATCATTcacctgccctcagtgtggaGAGAGTTTGACAAACAAACAGAGTCTCCAgattcacatgagagttcatgcAGGAGAGAAATTGTTCACATGTAATCAATGTGGAAAACCATTTTTGTGGGCTTCAGCCCTGAAGAGTCACCTGAGAGTTCATTCAAAGGAGAAACCATATTCCTGTCCTATATGTGGAAATAGTTTTTCACTACTGAATAATTTAAAAGCTCATCAGAAGATACACACTGGTGTGAGAGATcatatgtgctttgagtgtgagaaGACTTTTATTACAGCTTCACATTTGAAACGACaccagaggatccacactggagagaaaccttacaagtgttcacactgtgacaagagattcattcattcagaatCCCGAAAAggacatgagaggattcacactggagagagaccCTACATGTGTAATCAGTGTGGTACGAGTTTCAAACTAAAAGCTCAACTTAAGGTGCACATgggagttcacactggagagaaaccgttcacATGTGATCAATGCGGGAAGAGTTTTGCACAATCAGCAAAGCTGAAGAGACACATGAAtgtccacactggagaaaaactgCATGAATGTAATCAATGcggaaaaacatttttgtgggATTCAGGACTGAGGAGTCACCTGAATGCCCATTTaaaggagaaaccacattcatgttcTTTGTGTGGAAAGAGATTTTCACATCTGCAGAATTTAAAACACCATGAGAAGTTACACAAGGACGTGAGAGAAtatatgtgctttgagtgtgaaaagacttttgTTACATCTACAGAACTGAAACAgcacgagaggatccacactggagagaaaccttacaagtgttcacaatgtgacaagagattcagtctcTCAGAAACACTGAAAAGACATGagaagatccacactggagagaaaccttacacatgtgatcagtgtggaaagagttttagacATAAATATCATCTTAAGGTGCACATAAGAGTTCATACGGGAGAGAAACCATACCATTGCACTGCAT TTGATCTTCAAGACCATCGGTTTCATCTGTGA
- the LOC127987722 gene encoding gastrula zinc finger protein XlCGF52.1-like: MRDPEPCRMNHTEEQTELTEENKKDGEMPEDEEKYHVKTGEKPLDRFQIKQKDLKQIRDKKSFTCPQCGESLTNEQSLQIHMRVHAGEKLFTCNQCGNFFLWASALKSHLKVHSKEKPHSCPICGNSFSLLNNLKAHQKIHTGVRDYMCFECEKTFITASHLKRHQRIHTGEKPYKCSHCDKRFSQTGDLKTHERIHTGERPYMCNQCGTSFKLKAQLKVHMGVHTGEKPFTCDQCGTSFAQSAKLKRHMRIHTGEKLHECDQCGKTFLWDSGLRSHLNAHLKEKSHSCSLCGKRFSHLQNLKQHQKRHMAIKEYMCFECEKTFVSFPELKQHERIHTGEKPYKCSQCDKRFSHSETLKRHEKIHTGEKPYTCDHCGKTFRHKDQLKMHIRVHTGEKPYHCTACEKSFARSSSLHKHTKKNHSK, encoded by the coding sequence AGTTGACCGAAGAAAATAAGAAGGATGGAGAAATGCCTGAAGACGAGGAAAAATATCATGTCAAAACAGGAGAAAAACCTTTAGATCGCTTTCAAAtcaaacagaaagatttaaagcAAATAAGAGACAAGAAATCATTcacctgccctcagtgtggaGAGAGCTTGACAAATGAACAGAGTCTCCAgattcacatgagagttcatgcAGGAGAGAAATTGTTCACATGTAATCAATgtggaaatttttttttgtggGCTTCAGCCCTGAAGAGTCACCTGAAAGTTCATtcaaaggagaaaccacattcatgtcCTATATGTGGAAATAGTTTTTCACTACTGAATAATTTAAAAGCTCATCAGAAAATACACACTGGTGTGAGAGATtatatgtgctttgagtgtgagaaGACTTTTATTACAGCTTCACATTTGAAACGACaccagaggattcacactggagagaaaccttacaagtgttcacactgcgacaagagattcagtcagacaggagacctgaaaacacatgagaggattcacactggagagagaccTTACATGTGTAATCAGTGTGGTACGAGTTTCAAACTAAAAGCTCAACTTAAAGTGCACATgggagttcatactggagagaaaccgttcacatgtgatcagtgcgggacgAGTTTTGCACAATCAGCAAAGCTGAAGAGAcacatgaggatccacactggagagaaactgcATGAATGTGATCAATGcggaaaaacatttttgtgggATTCAGGCCTGAGGAGTCACCTGAATGCCCATTTAAAGGAGAAATCTCATTCATGTTCTTTGTGTGGAAAGAGATTTTCACATCTGCAGAATTTAAAACAACATCAAAAGAGACACATGGCTATAAAAGAAtatatgtgctttgagtgtgagaaGACTTTTGTTTCATTTCCAGAACTAAAACAgcacgagaggatccacactggagagaaaccatacaagtgttcacaatgtgacaagagattcagtcactcAGAAACACTGAAAAGACACGagaagatccacactggagagaaaccttacacatgTGATCATTGTGGGAAGACTTTTAGACATAAAGATCAACTTAAGATGCACATAAGGGTTCATACGGGAGAGAAACCATATCACTGCACTGCATGTGAGAAGAGTTTCGCTCGATCAAGTTCTTTACACAAGCATAcgaaaaaaaatcacagtaaatAG
- the LOC127987747 gene encoding gastrula zinc finger protein XlCGF49.1-like — MPDSQCAAFGCGKNITFKSMSLPTNDLMEEKKHHVETGEEILSQTESITLLKRRGKKGFACTQCGKSFTYKQSLKRHMNIHTGEKPYTCDQCGKSFTQSSNLKMHMNIHTEEKLHECDQCGKTFAWDSSWINHLKVHSNEKPHSCSLCGKSFSQLQSLKLHQKIHAGVKDYMCFECEKTFSTDKDLKRHQRIHTGEKPYKCSHCEKRFSRSTHLKSHERIHTGRKLYHCTTCGQSFSHTSSLRRHTIKNHIK; from the exons ATGCCGGATTCCCAGTGTGCAGCGTTTGGCTGCGGAAAAAATATCACTTTCAAGTCCATGAGTTTGCCTACCAATG ATCTAATGGAGGAGAAAAAGCATCATGTCGAAACTGGAGAAGAAATTCTCTCACAGACTGAAAGTATTACTTTACTGAAAAGAAGAGGCAAGAAAGGTTTtgcctgcactcagtgtggaaagagtttcacatacAAACAGAGTCTCAAAagacacatgaacatccacactggagagaaaccatacacatgtgatcagtgcgggaagagtttcactcAATCGTCAAACCTTAAGatgcacatgaacatccacactgaaGAGAAACTGCATGAATGTGATCAATGCGGAAAAACATTTGCATGGGATTCAAGCTGGATTAATCACCTGAAAGTTCATTCAAAtgagaaaccacattcatgttctttgtgtggaaagagtttttctcAACTGCAGAGTTTAAAACTACATCAGAAGATACACGCTGGTGTAAAAGATTATATGTGTTTTGAGTGTGAGAAGACTTTTAGTACAGATAAAGATTTGAAACGGCACCAGAGGatacacactggagagaaaccttacaagtgttcacactgtgagaaGAGATTCAGTCGGTCAACACATCTGAAATCacacgagaggattcacactggaagGAAACTGTATCACTGCACTACATGTGGGCAGAGTTTCAGTCATACGTCTTCTTTACGGAGACATACAATAAAGAATCACATTAAGTAG